From Halorussus lipolyticus:
CTCGAAGCGCCTCCGAGACGGTCTGGGACTTCCAGACGTAGGCCACCAGATACCCGACGAACCACGCGCCGGCACCGCCGACTGCGCCGCGGGCGAGCAGTCCCCTGACAGCGATTCCGTCTCCCGTTCCGGTAGCGTCTCGGGTCGTGGACATACCGGCGACCTTCTACCGACGGATGGAGTATCTTGTGGCCTCCCGACAGCGGATTGAAGCCTGTTCCCTCTCGAATCGCTCGCCCTGCCGCTCCGAATCCGTCGCCGTCGAGGACTGCCCCCATCGGATTCAAGACCGCGGACGAGAAATATCCACCAAATGATTCTCCGGGATGTCAGGATTTTGGACGGAACCGGCGAGGAGGACGACGAGGCGTCGCTCCGGTTCGACACCGAGGAGGGCCGAATCGAAGCGGTCGGCGATGCCGAACCCAGAGACGACGAGGAGATATTCGACCTCGGTGGCAAGACGGTCGTGCCGGGGCTGGTGGACGCCCACGTCCACTTCTCGCTGTCGGGGCAAGCGAGCGTGACCGAGGTGGTGAACATGAGCGAGGGCGAACTGATGCTGACCGAGGCCAAGAACGCCCGCGAGACCCTCACAGCCGGGATTACCGGCGTCCGAGCGATGGGAGCGCGGGACCTCGACGTGGTGCTGGCCGAACGCATCGAACGCGGCGACGTGCCCGGTCCCCGGATGGTGGCGAACTGCCGGTCCATCACCATCACCGGCGGGCACGGCCATCACCTCGGCCGGGAGGTAGACGGCCCGACCGAGTGCCGGAAGGCGGTCCGCGAGCAGGTCAAGCAGGGCGCGGAGTTCATCAAGTTCATGGCGACCGGCGGGGTGACGACGCCCGGCACGGACCCCGACTCGCCCGCGTTCACCCAAGACGAGATGGACGCTCTCGTGGACGAGGCCCACCGCCGAGGAGTCCACGTCGCCGCCCACGCTCACGGCGCAGAGGGAGCGCGGGCCGCCATCCGAGCAGGCGTGGACACCATCGAACACGGTACCTTCCTCGATTCGGCGACCATCGAACTGCTGGTGGCCGAGGACGTGGTGCTGGTCCCGACCCTCTCGGCACCCTACCGCATCGTCCGCAACGCCGACCACGCCACCGACGAGAGCGTCCAGAAGACCCAGAACGTCTACGAGCGCCACATCGAGTCGTTCGAGGCCGCGGTCGAGGCGGGCGTCGAAATCGTCGGCGGCACCGACGCCGGCACGCCGTTCAACTACCACGGCGCGAACGCCACCGAAGTCTCGTTCATGACCGAGTACGGGATGGACCCGATGGACGCCATCGTCGCCATGACCGGCCGCGCGGCGGACGTTATCGGCTTGGACGACGCCGGAACGCTCGAATCCGGGTCGTTCGCCGACCTCCTCGTGCTGGACGAGAACCCCCTCGAAGACACCGCCGCGCTCCGCGAACCGGAGGCGGTTCTCAAGGGCGGCGAACTCGTCGCCGGAACGGCGCTGGACCGGTTGGGCGACCGCAGAGCGGAGTCGAACTCGTCTCCTCGGACCGAGGACGCCGACCCCGCCGTCGGCGAGTGAGCGTCGGCGGGGAGCGCGTCAGTGGGTGAAGACCAGAATTCGGTCGTCGTCGCGGACCACGCAGAACCGACCGCCCGGCGGGTTGAAACTGTTGTGGCGCTTCTCGGAAATCAGCAGGTCCGAAAAGACGTCGTCGCACGCCGGGCAGGACAACTCTTTCTTGTTCTCCCATAACTCTACCTTGCCCGTATCCTTGTGGAGTTTCAGCGCGTGGCGATGGTCGTGGACGTCGAATCGCTCGGGCATATCTCGGCCTTCTCGTCAATCGCCCTTCGTCGCTTCGCTCCACTCGTCGCTGGTGACGGGTAATGGCGAAACTGAATAAATGCTTCGACGGGTCGTAGCAAAGTTGTATATGATTTGGCCGACAAATGCCAAGTATGACTGACGAACAGGAACACCGAGAAGAAGTCAAAAACTCGGAGGGGTTCGTCCGGTCGAATCGACCGGACTTCACCGCAATGTTCAAGCGCGTCTTTCGCTCTGGCGGTCAGAAGTAGCCCGTAAAAACCTCGTTACAACTTCTCAATCTGGCGCTCGCAAGTCTCGGATTTTGCTCGCTGAGGCCGAACCTATCCTTCGCAACCACTAAACTCCCTTCGTCCCTACTCCCCCTAATGACCGACTGGACCGAGAAATATCGGCCCTCCTCTCTCTCCGAGATTCGCGGGAACAACAAGGCCCGCGACCAGTTGAAGGAGTGGGCCCAGACGTGGGAGAACCACCGGGACGCCGCGATTTTGCACGGCAGTCCGGGCGTGGGCAAGACCTCCGCGGCCCACGCGCTGGCCAACGACATGGGGTGGCCGACTATCGAGTTGAACGCCAGCGACACTCGGACCGCGGACGTGGTGGACAAAGTTGCGGGCGAGGCCGCCAAGAGCGGGACGCTGACCCAGACCGCGCAGGGCGAAATCGGTCGCCGACTCGTCATCATGGACGAGGCCGACAACCTCCACGGCAACGTCGATAGAGGAGGAACCAAGGCCATCACCGAGGTCGTCAAGGAGTCGGGTCAACCGATGCTCCTCATCGCCAACGAGTTCTACGACATGTCGAACACCCTGCGGAACAACTGCGAGACCATCGAGTTCCGCGACGTGCAGGCCCGGTCTATCGTGCCTGCGCTCCGCCACATCTGCAAACAGGAGAACATCGACTACGAGAAAGACGCCCTCCGGGCTATCGCCGACAAGAACGACGGGGACCTCCGGTCGGCGGTCAACGACTTGCAGGCTATCGCCGAGACCAACGAGCGACTCACGAAGGAGGACGTCGAGGTCACGGGCGAGCGCGACCGGACCAGCGGCATCTTCGACTTCCTCGACGTGCTGTTCAAAGAGGCCGACGCCCAGAGCGCGATACAGCAGTCCTACGACGTGGACGAGACCCCCGACGACATGCTCAACTGGGTCGAGGACAACGTGCCCAAGGATTACGAGGGCGAGGAGTTAGCGACCGCCTACGACTTCCTCTCGAACGCCGACAAGTGGCTCGGCCGGGTCCGGGCCTCCCAAGACTACTCGCTGTGGCGGTACGCTGGCGACAACATCGCGGGCGGAGTTGCGGCCGCTCGGCAGGGCGACAAGGGCGACTGGACCCGGTATGGCCCGCCGAGTTACTGGCGAAAGCTCGGGAGTTCGAAGGCCAACCGGAACAAGCGCGACTACGTGGCCCGCAAAATCGCCGAGGCCGACGGCGTGAGCATGTCCACCGCCCGGCGGGAGATGCTTCCCTTCCTCTCAGCGATGACCCACCACTGCAAGAACCGCGAGTTGACGATAGCGATGACGGCGAAGTACGAGTTGGAGGCCGAACACGTCTCGTTCGTCACCGGGTCCGGCAAGACCACGAACAAGGTCCAGAACATCGTCGAGGAGGCAGAGGAACTCCGGGAGGAGGAGGCCGTGGAGCATTCCGGGGGCGCGTTCGAGGGGAGTCACGGGAGCCGAGCCACCGGGGCCGAAGCCGATTCGGACAGCGACTCGGCGGCCGGTTCGGAGGCCGAGGGGGCGTCCGAGGACGACTCGGAGGCCGACGCCAGCGAGGACGACACCGACGACAATCAGGCCGGACTGACCGACTTCGGGTCGGACTGACTTCTGAGTCGCCTGCGGGTCGGAGGAGTCGGGGGCAGTCGGGGGCTACCGGGCGGGCCAGACGAGGATTTCGCCGTCCTCGCGGACCGTCACGTCGTGGCCCTCGTACTGGAACGTAATGGACGTCTCCGTCTCGCGGTCGCGCATCGACGCGACGAACTCGTGGAGCGCGTCAGGGTCCATGTACTCGTAGAGGGGCGCGAGTTCAGTCACCGAGACCCCGGTCGCCCGAGAGATGGCGCACGTGACCGCCGAGTCGAGCGTCTCGGTGCCCTCCCAGTCGGCCTGCACGCGCAGGGGTGTCTCGCTCTCGTACTCCACCGCGTCAACCGTGTGCGTTTCCGTCTTCGACATGATGTCTCGCCAATTCACGGCAAGACGGACAGGTGCTTGAACCCCTGAAACGCTGAAAGCCGATTGGAAATTCTGAGCGCGGGTTGGCGTCGAATTAATCCGGATTAAACCTGCCAACTCCTTCCTAATCGGGGTAACGACCGAATACGCCCGAGAAACGTCTCGTGGAATCCCGTCTGAGCGGGTAAGACGACCCAAAATGACGCAATCTCTTTTTTGCTGGGGGCCGGAGATACAGTCGAATGGGGGCGCGACAGTTCGCGTTGTTCGCCGCGGCGCTCTGTCTCGTGGCCGCGGTCGGTACGCCTATTGGCGGAGCGGTCTCAGAGAGACCGATTGAGGGAGCGGTCTCAGCGAGTCCGATGGACTCGCCGACGACGCCAGCGACCGCCCGGTCCCAGATGCAACAGGTCACGCCCGACACGGTGGTCCTCGACGTACAGGTGTACGAAAACGGGACCGCCACGTGGGAAGTGGTCTACCGGACGCGACTCGACGACCCCGAGACGACCGCGGCCTTCCGAGGCTACAAGGCCGACATCGAGAACAACTCCGAACGCTACAGCCAGCAGTTCGTCGGCCGGATGAACAGTACCATCCGGAGCGCCGAGGAGTCCACGGACCGTGAGATGTCCGGTACCAACTACTCGGTCCGGGCCGAGATTCGGGAGTTCCCCCAGCGATACGGGCTGGTGGTCTACTCGTTCAAGTGGCGCGGGTTCGCCGACGTGTCGGGCGACCGAATCCGGGTCGGCGACTCGCTGTCGGGGCTGATTCTCAACGAGAAGACCCGCCTGCTGGTGAAGTGGCCCGAAGGCTACGAGGCCACCACCGTCGAACCCGAACCCGAAACGGGCTACGAGAAGCGCGACCAAGCGGTGGTCTGGAACGGTCCCATCGAGTTCGCCAGCAACGAACCGCGAGTCGTCGTCTCGACGCCCGGCACCGGGTGGTTCGACCTCCCCGAGAACCTACCGTGGGGACTGTTCGCGCTCGTCGCGGGTGGTCTCGGGGTCCTCGTCGCGCTCGGGGGCGGCGGGTGGTGGCTCTACCGGTCGCGCGACGAGGAGACCGACGACGCCGACGCCGAACCGCCCGAGGACCTCCTGAGCAACGAGGAGCGCGTTTTGCGACTCCTCGAACGTCGGGGCGGTCGAGTCAAGCAGAAAGCGGTGGTGGACGAACTCGGGTGGACCGAGGCCAAGACGAGCCAAGTCGTCGGGAGCCTGCGCGAGCAGGGCAAAATAGAGAGTTTTCGGTTGGGTAGGGAGAACGTACTCGCGCTGGCCCAAGAACAACGGGAATCCTAACTCGGACGGCAGGCGTGGCGGACCGATAGGCCGCCCGAATCAGTCTTAATTCGGCTAAATCCGAGTTCAGTAACGGCGGCTTATTGGCCGTGGACGGCGTGGAAACGGACGAATGAGACCGACGTTCGTCTTGCTCCTCGCGGTGGTCGCGCTCGTCGGAGCGACCGGGGCAGTCGCGGCCGATGGGGGAGACCAGACAGGGGTACAGAACGGGACAGTCGCCGAACAGCAGGCAGGTGGGCAGAATCAGACGGCCGGTGGGCAACAAGCGGGCGGGCAGAACGAGACGACCGGCGAACAGCAGGCGGGCTGGCAAAACCAGACGACCGGTGAAAACCGAACCGACGGGCCGAATCGGTCGGCACCGCAAGCCAAGTCGAGTAGCGAGTTGGGACTACAGGACCAGTCGAGTCAGAGTCCGCCGCCGTGGCCGGACGAGGACGACACGACCGGGAACGACTCGAACGCGACCACGACCGGCGTCTCGCCGGGTCAGCAACTCGCCGGTGCGGTCGGTGCGCAGGGGGCCTCGCTTCAGGGCGACCTCTGGAACCGCACGCTCGCCGGGCGGTTGAGAAACGCGACGACGCCCGGCGAGCGCGCAGAGGTCCTGAGAAACGAAGTCAAGTTACTCGAATCGAACCTCGCCGCGCTCCAGTCGGTGCGGGGGAACCTCACCGAGGAGTGGGCCGACGGCGAGATTTCCGAGGGTCAGTACCGGGCCTCGCTCTCGGAGTTCGTGGTCCGGGCGCGGACCGTCGAACTGCGGGCCAACCAAACCGCCAGAGTGGCCGAGGAGCTATCGGTGCGAACCCGCGAGACCCACGACGTCAACGTGAGTTACATCCGCAGTCTGGGCGAGGAGGCCCACGCGCTCTACCAGTTCGAGGACGAAATCGGACAGGAAGTGGCGAACGAGACGCTGGCGAATCAGAGCATGGCGGAACTGCCGATGGGCGATTCGGAGGACGAGGACAAGCGTTCCGACGAGCGTTAGGGAATTGTGTAGTTGTTTTAGAACCATACTTGTATTGTCTTAATGATTGTTCTGGTGTCTTCTCCGGGTTAGTTCGTTTCGAGGTGAGTACGACCGCGAACCGCGGAATCGCCGTGATGAACACTTCTTGAAGCCCCCGCCCGCTCGCGGTCGCTGGCCGGCATATCCGACGGACGTAGTTGCGACGGATAGGGGCCGACCAGCGACCGCGACCGGGCGGCCCCTTCGTCCCACCCGGAGGTTTGTTCGGTCGGGCATTCGCTGGTAGTTGCTTCGCCGGGCGGCTCCGGTGGGTGGTTCACCGAGCACATCCCCGTGGAAAGTTCCACCGAGCGCGCTCGGCGTCGGCCGGTCTGCCGACGCCGGGCAAAAAGGAGAAACCGGGGAAAACCGAATTTGAGGTCCTCAGTACGGGATGACCTCGAAGCCCTGCGGAAGCACGAACCCGAGAATCAGGAACAGCAGTCCCGCGATGGTCGCGGTGATGGCCGCGTAGGGAATCTGGGTCCGGACGTGGACGAGGTGGTCGCTCCCCGAGGTCGAGGACGCCAGCACCGTCGTGTCCGAAATCGGCGACGAGTGGTCACCGAAGATGCCGCCGCTGAACACCGCGCCCAGCACGAGGGGCAGGTTCGCGCCGGTGGTGAACGCTACCGGGATGGCGATGGGGAACATGATGCCGTAGGTGGACCACGAACTCCCGTCGGCGAAACTGATGCCGGCGGTGGCGAAGAACACGAGGAGCGGGATGATGCCCGCGGGAACGCCTTGGAACCAGTCGGTGACGAAGTTCGAGATGCCGAGTACCGTCACGCTGTTCTGAATCGACGAGGCCAGCGTCAGGATGAGCGCCGCGAGGAAGATGCCCTTGAACCCGCGGACCAGCGCGTCGGTGGCGTCGTCGTTGCTCGGGATGTCGCCCCGGAGGCGGTAGAGGACGAACGCGACCACGAGCGCCGCGGTGGCCGCCAGTCCCAACCGAACCCCGCCGATGTTGAAGGCCCACTCGCCGGTCGGCGGCACCATCAGTTTGTATCCGCCGAGTGCGAACAGCAGGTTCTCGGGCTTGCCGGGCACGTGGACCACGGGACTCCCGCGCCAGAACATCGCGCCGAGACCGACCGCAATCATCGTCGCCACCGGAATGGCGAAGTTCCGCCAGTCGGGCGTTGCAGTGTCGGCCATCTCGTACTCGTCCATCTCCTCGGAAATCATGGGGTCTTGGTCGGGGCCGACGACCCCGCCGCCGTTCCGAGCGCGCTCCTCCTCTCGACCCATCCCGAAGATGTTGGGGAAGACCTGCCACGCGACCAGTCCCGCGATGACCAGCGCGACCCACGAGTAGAACCCGAAAAAGAGGCTGTTGAAGAACAGCGGCCAGATTTCGGCGGTGACGGCGCTCGCGCTCTCGCCGGTCCCGCTGACGAACCCGCCCATGCCCTCGGGCAGGACGCCCTGCTTCTGGGCCTCGGTGAGGCCGCCGCCGATGAACCCGATGAGCGCCGCGCCCCACGTCGAGTAGAACGCGAGGCGGGCGGCGGGACTCCCCGCCGAATCGACGTAGTAGGCCAACTTGGCCCGCGAGACGTTGTACTTGTCCGTCAGCGGGCGCATCATCGACCCGACCACCAGACAGTTGAAATAGTCGTCGATGTGGACCGCGATTCCTGCGATGTAGGCCGCCTTCTCGGCGTCTGCCGGGGAATCGGCCCAATCGGCCAGCGCCTCGAGCACGCCCTGAATCGCCCCGGCGCGAATCATGAGTCCTATCATCCCGCCGATTGCGAAGATAGCCAACAGGACGTTCTCGACGTACCACGCGCTACTGAACAGCGGCGCGGTCGCCACCAGCGTCGGAATCACTTTGAGACCGAACAGCGCCCCGAGTGCGTTGCCCGCCGGAGTTCCCACGAGGTCCGGCGGCACCCCAACCGCGTCCGCTCCCGGCCTCAGCGCGCCGTAAACCGGCCCGGCACTCGCTACTCCGACGAACAGTCCGATGAGCGCGTCTCGCGTCGTCCACGCCAAGGTAATCGCCAAGATTGCGGGGACGAGCGACCAGACGCCAGCGTCGATACTTTCTAGAGCCATCTACCGCCCTCATGGTAGTCGGTGACACAAAGGGGTTTCGACTGAAAGAAACTCTCTCGGGCGCGAATTTCAGAAAATCCGACGGTTTTAAGCAGTCCTACAGCACGCGCTGGAGGAACTGCTTGGCCCGGTCAGTACTCGGGTGGTCGAAGAACTCCTCTGGCGGGCCGGACTCCACGATGCGACCCTCCGACATCAGCACCACCCGGTCGCCAACCTCGCGGGCGAATCCCATCTCGTGGGTCACGACCAGCATCGTCATGCCCTCCTCGGCCAGTCCGCGCATGACGCCAAGCACCTCGCCGACTAACTCGGGGTCGAGGGCGCTGGTCACCTCGTCGAACAGCATCACCTCGGGGTCCATCGCCAGCGCCCGAGCGATGGCGACGCGCTGTTTCTGCCCGCCCGAGAGTTCCGCGGGGTAGGAGTTCATCTGGTCGCCGAGACCGACCTCCGAAAGCAGGTCCTCGCCCTTCTGGCGGGCCTCGGCCTTCGAGAGGCCCCGGACCCGGACCGGCGCGAGCGTGACGTTCTCCAGCGCCGTCTTGTGCGGAAAGAGGTTGAAGTGCTGGAACACCATCCCGACCTTCTGGCGCAGGCGATTCACGTCCACGCCGGGCGCGGTGATGGCCTCGCCGCCGATTCGGACCTCGCCGTCCTGAATCTCCTCCAGTCGGTTCACGCACCGCAGGAGCGTGGATTTCCCGCTTCCGCTCGGCCCGACGATGACGACGACCTCTTGGGCCTCGACCGCGAGGTCGATGTCCTTGAGGACGTGGGCGGTCCCGAAGAACTTATCCACGCCGTCGAACTCCACCATCGGTTGCCCGGCAGAGAGGTCGTCGGTCGTGACCACGGCCTCGTCGGTGGTCTGGTCGCTGGTGGTTTCGTTGCTGGTCGCCTCGTTGCCGGTAGTCTCGTCGGTCGCCACCGCGGAGTCGTCGGCGTCACTCACGCCGTCTCACCTCGGTCGAGGAGTCCGCCCGGTTCGTCGCCCTCGCCCGACTCCTCGTCGTCCTCGTCGCCGCCCGGCCCGGACCCCCACTCGGCCCGTTCTTCGAGGTACTGGACGAGACGCATCAGCGGGAGCGTGATGGCCAGATACGTGATGGCCACCAGCACAATCGGCGTCCACGCGTCGAACTGGTTCGAGTTGACTTCTCGGAAGACGGTGATGATTTCGGGAAACGCGATGACGGTCAACAGCGACGTGTCCTTGACCAGAATCACTTGGTCGTTGCCGATGGCCGCCAGCGAGTTGCGCCACGCTTGGGGCAGGACGACCTCCCGCATCGAATCGACGTAGGACATGCCCAGCGACCGGGCGGCCTCCATCTGGCCGCCGGGCACCGCGTTGATGCCGCCCTTGACGGCCTCGCCGACGTAGGCCGCGTGGTTCAGCGTCAGGGCGACGATGGCCGTGAGGAAGGTCCAGTCCACGACGATAATCTCGGGGACGACGGTGTAGCCTTCGGAAATCGGGAACTGGCCCGGCGGCCACAGCGACGGGATGCCCAGATAGATGATGAACAACTGGAACAGCAGGGGCGTCCCCCGGAAGAACTGGACGTAGGCCGTGGCGATGGCGTGTGTGACCGAGGTCCGGGAGACGCGCCCGAGACCGACGAACACCCCGGCGGTGACCGCGAGGACGCTGGAGACGACCACGACCGCCACCACCCGGAGGAACGCCACGCCGAACCGGGGCGCGACCGAGACCAGCAGGTCGTAGTTCACGTACTCCAGCAGGACCAGCGCGATGAACCCGAGGATGACCGCGGTGAACGCCAGCGCCACCGCGAGACCGGTCCACTTGACGCGCTCGTCGGTCAGGAGGCTATCGTCGCCGGTCGGTTCGACGGCCTGCTCGTCGCTGTACGTCTCCGCCATCCCGGATTACCCGCCGTTGGTGGTCGTGTCGGTCGCGTTGCCCATCGTGTCAGTGCCGTTTCCGGTTGCTGTGCCGTTTCCGGTTGCGGTCCCGTTTGCGGTGGTCGTCCCGCCGGCCCCGGCCCGGTCGAGGATGCTCGGCGGCGGCGACCCGGTGAAGTACTCGGTGTAAATCTCGGCGTAGCGCCCGCTGGCGATGACCGCGTTGAGCGCCTCGTTGACCTGCTCGCGGAACTCGTCGTCGTCCTGCCGGAAGGCGATGCCGTAGCGCTCGACGGTCAGGGTGTAGTAGGGCGGCGCGCTCTCGAACTCCTCGGCGGCCTGCCCCTCGCCCTCCAGCATGACGATTGCGTCTCGGTCGTCGGCGTACTGGAGGTTGACCGCGTTGTCGTTGATAACCGCGACCGCCTGATTGTTCAGCAGGGCGTTGAACGCGCCCGGAATCTGGTCGTAACTGTCGATGTTCAACTCGCCCTCGAACTCGTCGCGCAACTGCTGGGCGGCGGCCTCGCCCGTGGTCCCCTTCTGGACCGCGACGGTCTGGCCTCTCAGGTCCTCGATGCTCTCGATACCGCTTCCCTCCAGAATCGCCACGGTCTGGTAGGCGATGAAGTACGGGTCCGAGAAATCGACCTGCTCTGCGCGCTGGTCGTTGATGGTCATCGCCGACATGATGATGCGGAAGTTCCCGTTGTTCAAACTCGGGATGATGGTGTCGAACCCGGTCTGGACGAACTCGTATTCTCTGCCTAGCTCCTCGAAAATCGCCTCCGCGAGGTCCACGTCGAACCCCACCAGCGACCCATCTTCGGTCCGGTACTCGAAGGGCTTGTACGGGATGTCGGACCCGATTTGAATCACTTCTTCGTCCTGCGCTCCGGAGACGCCCCCCAGCGCCAGTCCGCCCACGATTCCTGCACTTCCCTTGACAAACGACCGCCTGTCGATGTCCATCTGTTTTCCCCCGAACATCACGTCTACCCGATACCATATAATCGTTGGCTCGAAACGTCCAAATTCGGAGGAAAGAGCGGCTAAATTCGATTAATCGTCGCTCGGATAGCCGGCGGTCGCGTCGGCGGTCTGCGAGTCGGGTGCGCCCGAGGCCTCGTAGGACCACAGCGTCGTCGCCAACAGCGCGCCGAAGATTATCAGCGCCGCGGTGTGGTGGGCCACCTGCACCAGCGGCGTGTAGACGAAGACGGTCGCACCGCCGAGGACGACCTGAATCGGCGTGACCGCCAGCGCGAGGGTCGCCGCGCCCCGAATGCGCTTCTGCCCGGTGTACTTCCACGCCCCGACGGCGGTGCCGAGGATGAAGAACCCGGTAATCATCGCCACGAGTCGGTGGAACCACTCCACGAAACTCGGCCACGTCTGCGGGAGGACGCCGCCGTCGCAGAGCGGCCACTGGGCCGAACACGACAGACCTGCGCCCATCGCGGCGGTGTAGACGCCCAGCAGGATGAGCGTGAACGTTAGCCCGGTGGTGACCGCCGCGAGATGTCGGAACCGCACCATCAGCGGGTACCTCCTCGCGCACAGGTTTGGATTGTGTGGACTTTCACGGTTGGAACTCCCCTTAGCGGACGTTTCGGCCGGTCGTACTTAGGTCTGTTCGACTGGTTCTGACCAAGGCGAGAACAGATGAGGGATAGGGTGGTCGATATTCGTTTATTGGCGTGGAACTTCGTCGGTCGGTCCTTTGAATACGAGTGCGCCGTCGAATACCATCTCGGAAATCTCGCGCTCGCGGTCTTCGTCTGATCCGGAGTCCATCTTGACTATTCTTTCGTAGATAGGCGTAAATAGATTGTGCCACGAGTAGCACTACAGTCGTTGTCGCCGACGTGCTACATATCGGCGTGCGAGCGCCGGAAACCCGCTCAAGTAGACGACAACGAGCAACAGGAAGTTCGTACCGGCAAGCAGGAACGGGGAAACCGTATCGAGAGCTACGTGATACACACCCAACGAAAAGTAGGTCAGTGACGCGACTAAGGTTATCGTAGTTAGCGTTATCCACGGCGCATTCCGGAGGTTCGCCTCTGTGTTATACTGAATCCACTTGGCGTAACTCTTGGTCAAGACTCGGAGGAGTTCCTCGTCGGTAACGTCGTGGTCGAGAACTTGAATTACGTTTCCCGAATCGACTCCTGCACGAAAGTCGGTCGTTCGATACGTGAGGGCCGCAGTTGCGCTTGACGTAAGCAGAAGAACCAAACCGATACCGAAATACTGACTCCAGAAGTCAGTTACTGCTAACGAATCAGATTTCGCTCCGAACGACAACGCCGATAGAAGCACGCCGATAACGAGGACGTTTACGCGAAGAATTTTGACAGCCTTCGTATCCATATCGTTGAGCGCCTGTATCTGGTGATTGAGAGTCTCGCGCGCTTCAGTTATCGTACGTTCTAAGCTCTCGTTCCCTCCATCGAACGAGAGGTTCTGAAGATCGTCTTCCAACTTGCCGCTACTCATCGGTGTGTAGTTTATTTAGCCTAAGTAGTCATAAATGCCTTTGGATATCCTTGATTAGCGGATAGAAAATTAAAATGATTCTAAAACAATCACATATCTGGTGTAGAAAAATATTAATATTTCTTTACATGCCTTCGGGATAGGTATTGGTTGGCGAGTTCGATAGCCGACCCCTTGAAGGCCGTCGCCCACGAGCGACCACACATGACCAAGCAGGAACGCCTCGACGCCTACCTCGCCGAGAACGACCTCGAAGCCGTCTGGTTCGCCCGGCCCAACTCCTTCGCGTGGCTGACCGGCGGGAGCAACGTCGTGGACCGCGAGGGCGACGTCGGCGTGGCCGCGGTAGGCTACGACGGCGAGGACCTCGAAGTCGTGACGAACAACATCGAGGCCGACCGACTCCGGGACGAGGAGCTACCCGAAAACGTCCCCGTCACCGAGTTCGACTGGTACGACCAGTCGCTCGCCGAGGCCGTCGCCGACCGCACCGCCGAACCCGTCGCGGCG
This genomic window contains:
- a CDS encoding metal-dependent hydrolase family protein; this translates as MILRDVRILDGTGEEDDEASLRFDTEEGRIEAVGDAEPRDDEEIFDLGGKTVVPGLVDAHVHFSLSGQASVTEVVNMSEGELMLTEAKNARETLTAGITGVRAMGARDLDVVLAERIERGDVPGPRMVANCRSITITGGHGHHLGREVDGPTECRKAVREQVKQGAEFIKFMATGGVTTPGTDPDSPAFTQDEMDALVDEAHRRGVHVAAHAHGAEGARAAIRAGVDTIEHGTFLDSATIELLVAEDVVLVPTLSAPYRIVRNADHATDESVQKTQNVYERHIESFEAAVEAGVEIVGGTDAGTPFNYHGANATEVSFMTEYGMDPMDAIVAMTGRAADVIGLDDAGTLESGSFADLLVLDENPLEDTAALREPEAVLKGGELVAGTALDRLGDRRAESNSSPRTEDADPAVGE
- a CDS encoding DUF7385 family protein, translated to MPERFDVHDHRHALKLHKDTGKVELWENKKELSCPACDDVFSDLLISEKRHNSFNPPGGRFCVVRDDDRILVFTH
- a CDS encoding replication factor C large subunit, which gives rise to MTDWTEKYRPSSLSEIRGNNKARDQLKEWAQTWENHRDAAILHGSPGVGKTSAAHALANDMGWPTIELNASDTRTADVVDKVAGEAAKSGTLTQTAQGEIGRRLVIMDEADNLHGNVDRGGTKAITEVVKESGQPMLLIANEFYDMSNTLRNNCETIEFRDVQARSIVPALRHICKQENIDYEKDALRAIADKNDGDLRSAVNDLQAIAETNERLTKEDVEVTGERDRTSGIFDFLDVLFKEADAQSAIQQSYDVDETPDDMLNWVEDNVPKDYEGEELATAYDFLSNADKWLGRVRASQDYSLWRYAGDNIAGGVAAARQGDKGDWTRYGPPSYWRKLGSSKANRNKRDYVARKIAEADGVSMSTARREMLPFLSAMTHHCKNRELTIAMTAKYELEAEHVSFVTGSGKTTNKVQNIVEEAEELREEEAVEHSGGAFEGSHGSRATGAEADSDSDSAAGSEAEGASEDDSEADASEDDTDDNQAGLTDFGSD
- a CDS encoding HalOD1 output domain-containing protein, with translation MSKTETHTVDAVEYESETPLRVQADWEGTETLDSAVTCAISRATGVSVTELAPLYEYMDPDALHEFVASMRDRETETSITFQYEGHDVTVREDGEILVWPAR
- a CDS encoding helix-turn-helix transcriptional regulator, with translation MGARQFALFAAALCLVAAVGTPIGGAVSERPIEGAVSASPMDSPTTPATARSQMQQVTPDTVVLDVQVYENGTATWEVVYRTRLDDPETTAAFRGYKADIENNSERYSQQFVGRMNSTIRSAEESTDREMSGTNYSVRAEIREFPQRYGLVVYSFKWRGFADVSGDRIRVGDSLSGLILNEKTRLLVKWPEGYEATTVEPEPETGYEKRDQAVVWNGPIEFASNEPRVVVSTPGTGWFDLPENLPWGLFALVAGGLGVLVALGGGGWWLYRSRDEETDDADAEPPEDLLSNEERVLRLLERRGGRVKQKAVVDELGWTEAKTSQVVGSLREQGKIESFRLGRENVLALAQEQRES
- a CDS encoding Na+/H+ antiporter NhaC family protein, producing the protein MALESIDAGVWSLVPAILAITLAWTTRDALIGLFVGVASAGPVYGALRPGADAVGVPPDLVGTPAGNALGALFGLKVIPTLVATAPLFSSAWYVENVLLAIFAIGGMIGLMIRAGAIQGVLEALADWADSPADAEKAAYIAGIAVHIDDYFNCLVVGSMMRPLTDKYNVSRAKLAYYVDSAGSPAARLAFYSTWGAALIGFIGGGLTEAQKQGVLPEGMGGFVSGTGESASAVTAEIWPLFFNSLFFGFYSWVALVIAGLVAWQVFPNIFGMGREEERARNGGGVVGPDQDPMISEEMDEYEMADTATPDWRNFAIPVATMIAVGLGAMFWRGSPVVHVPGKPENLLFALGGYKLMVPPTGEWAFNIGGVRLGLAATAALVVAFVLYRLRGDIPSNDDATDALVRGFKGIFLAALILTLASSIQNSVTVLGISNFVTDWFQGVPAGIIPLLVFFATAGISFADGSSWSTYGIMFPIAIPVAFTTGANLPLVLGAVFSGGIFGDHSSPISDTTVLASSTSGSDHLVHVRTQIPYAAITATIAGLLFLILGFVLPQGFEVIPY
- a CDS encoding amino acid ABC transporter ATP-binding protein; its protein translation is MVEFDGVDKFFGTAHVLKDIDLAVEAQEVVVIVGPSGSGKSTLLRCVNRLEEIQDGEVRIGGEAITAPGVDVNRLRQKVGMVFQHFNLFPHKTALENVTLAPVRVRGLSKAEARQKGEDLLSEVGLGDQMNSYPAELSGGQKQRVAIARALAMDPEVMLFDEVTSALDPELVGEVLGVMRGLAEEGMTMLVVTHEMGFAREVGDRVVLMSEGRIVESGPPEEFFDHPSTDRAKQFLQRVL